A stretch of the Arachis stenosperma cultivar V10309 chromosome 6, arast.V10309.gnm1.PFL2, whole genome shotgun sequence genome encodes the following:
- the LOC130932679 gene encoding uncharacterized protein LOC130932679 isoform X2 yields the protein MDWSSSGITTWFRRHHHHTKLRVVGILILSQLVSLTLALLSLTSSLISQKFGVYAPLTQSLFVYASLALVYGTILLFRNQKPLGFWYWYLLLGIVDVQGNYLVNKAYQYSSITSVTLLDCWTIPWAILFTWIFLGTRYSLWQLSGAAICVLGLCLVMFSDSEVGGGGGSKPLLGDVLVIGGTLFYAISNVGEVCESKTIYLKLYDYRRREADNI from the exons ATGGATTGGTCTAGCTCTGGCATCACTACATGGTTTAGAAGGCATCATCACCACACAAAATTGAGAGTCGTTGGCATTCTTATTTTGAGTCAACTTGTTTCTCTAACTCTTGCTCTCCTAAGCCTCACTTCCTCTCTCATCTCCCAAAAATTTG GCGTTTATGCGCCTCTCACTCAGAGTCTCTTTGTCTACGCATCTTTGGCTTTGGTTTATGGAACCATCTTGCTCTTTAGGAATCAAAAACCTCTG GGTTTTTGGTATTGGTATTTATTGTTAGGTATTGTTGATGTTCAGGGCAATTATTTGG TTAACAAAGCATATCAGTATTCGTCAATTACTAGTGTGACCCTACTCGATTGTTGGACAATACCTTGGGCCATTCTATTCACATGGATTTTCCTTGGCACAAGATATTCTTTATGGCAGTTAAGTGGTGCAGCTATATGTGTACTTGGCCTCTGTTTAGTCATGTTTTCTGATAGTGAAGTTGGTGGTGGAG gCGGTTCAAAGCCTCTCTTAGGTGATGTACTTGTGATTGGAGGAACACTTTTCTACGCAATTAGCAATGTTGGTGAGGTATGTGAATCAAAGACTATTTATCTTAAACTTTATGATTATAGACGAAGAGAAGCAGATAACATCTAG
- the LOC130932679 gene encoding uncharacterized protein LOC130932679 isoform X3: MDWSSSGITTWFRRHHHHTKLRVVGILILSQLVSLTLALLSLTSSLISQKFGVYAPLTQSLFVYASLALVYGTILLFRNQKPLGFWYWYLLLGIVDVQGNYLVNKAYQYSSITSVTLLDCWTIPWAILFTWIFLGTRYSLWQLSGAAICVLGLCLVMFSDSEVGGGGGSKPLLGDVLVIGGTLFYAISNVGEVISG; this comes from the exons ATGGATTGGTCTAGCTCTGGCATCACTACATGGTTTAGAAGGCATCATCACCACACAAAATTGAGAGTCGTTGGCATTCTTATTTTGAGTCAACTTGTTTCTCTAACTCTTGCTCTCCTAAGCCTCACTTCCTCTCTCATCTCCCAAAAATTTG GCGTTTATGCGCCTCTCACTCAGAGTCTCTTTGTCTACGCATCTTTGGCTTTGGTTTATGGAACCATCTTGCTCTTTAGGAATCAAAAACCTCTG GGTTTTTGGTATTGGTATTTATTGTTAGGTATTGTTGATGTTCAGGGCAATTATTTGG TTAACAAAGCATATCAGTATTCGTCAATTACTAGTGTGACCCTACTCGATTGTTGGACAATACCTTGGGCCATTCTATTCACATGGATTTTCCTTGGCACAAGATATTCTTTATGGCAGTTAAGTGGTGCAGCTATATGTGTACTTGGCCTCTGTTTAGTCATGTTTTCTGATAGTGAAGTTGGTGGTGGAG gCGGTTCAAAGCCTCTCTTAGGTGATGTACTTGTGATTGGAGGAACACTTTTCTACGCAATTAGCAATGTTGGTGAG